One part of the Terrimicrobium sacchariphilum genome encodes these proteins:
- a CDS encoding DEAD/DEAH box helicase: MDKTDFSSLGISPEILKAVGELGFEQASPIQAAAIPVLLTGRDVVGQSQTGSGKTAAFAIPAIEMADATDRSVQVLVMCPTRELATQVAEEVHKLAAFKKGIHAVPIYGGASYERQFFELKKGVQIVIGTPGRLIDHIDRGTLDLSQTKMVILDEADRMLDMGFRDDLRTILDAVPKERQTVFFSATLSKPIRELIDKYSKSPEFVQIEQKEVSAPAIEQWYYEAPSRVKMQTLIRLIDYHGFKLGIIFCNTQRMVDELADALAAQGFSADRLHGGIAQAQRTRVMNKFKKSEFEFLVATDVAARGIDVDDLELVVNYDLPYDAEDYVHRIGRTGRAGKRGMAVTFVSGRDIYKLQFIEKYTKSKIRRGQVPTADEVEERRTEGLLEKVREVVDAGEFRDHSFLVDRLLEQGISSTDLAAALFYLLTDAGNPPARMETPIEEPKRRERPDRAERGDRSERGERSERRENPLAIPKGEAPRLRHPAPGMEWLCLSVGRGSDAEVRDVINLIVQKTGLPPRQIGLIQLGEDQSFAQVPEGVLQRARSGEEAVWQDRAVDMFTWHSGGHGKTEEKRAPKRFDKPFEKRGGKSFEKRPDKKFVKKDKNRRDRY, encoded by the coding sequence ATGGATAAGACAGACTTTTCGTCGCTAGGAATTTCCCCCGAGATTCTCAAAGCAGTGGGAGAGCTCGGCTTCGAACAGGCCTCGCCGATTCAAGCTGCTGCCATCCCCGTGCTCCTCACCGGCCGTGATGTGGTCGGCCAATCACAGACCGGTTCGGGAAAGACCGCGGCATTCGCCATTCCTGCCATCGAGATGGCCGACGCGACGGACCGCTCGGTCCAGGTTCTCGTGATGTGCCCCACTCGTGAACTCGCCACTCAGGTCGCTGAGGAGGTGCACAAGCTCGCCGCTTTCAAGAAGGGGATTCACGCCGTGCCGATCTACGGCGGAGCATCCTACGAGCGCCAGTTCTTCGAACTCAAGAAGGGCGTCCAGATCGTGATCGGCACGCCGGGTCGCCTGATCGACCACATCGACCGCGGCACGCTCGATCTTTCGCAGACCAAGATGGTCATTCTCGACGAGGCCGACCGCATGCTCGACATGGGCTTCCGCGACGATCTGCGCACGATTCTCGATGCGGTGCCGAAAGAGCGCCAGACCGTGTTCTTCTCGGCGACGCTGTCGAAGCCGATTCGCGAACTCATCGACAAATATTCGAAGTCTCCCGAGTTCGTTCAGATCGAGCAAAAAGAGGTCAGCGCCCCGGCGATCGAGCAGTGGTACTACGAGGCTCCGTCTCGCGTGAAGATGCAGACCCTCATCCGTCTCATCGACTACCATGGCTTCAAGCTCGGTATCATTTTCTGCAACACCCAGCGCATGGTCGACGAACTCGCCGACGCTCTGGCGGCGCAGGGCTTCTCCGCCGACCGCCTGCATGGCGGCATCGCCCAGGCCCAGCGCACGCGGGTGATGAACAAGTTCAAGAAGTCGGAGTTTGAGTTTCTCGTCGCCACCGATGTCGCAGCGCGCGGCATCGACGTGGATGATCTGGAACTCGTGGTCAACTATGACCTGCCTTACGACGCTGAAGACTACGTCCATCGCATTGGCCGTACCGGTCGCGCGGGCAAGCGCGGTATGGCGGTGACTTTTGTTTCCGGCCGCGACATCTACAAGCTGCAGTTCATCGAGAAGTACACCAAATCCAAGATCCGCCGCGGCCAGGTGCCGACGGCAGACGAGGTCGAGGAGCGCCGCACCGAGGGCTTGCTCGAAAAGGTGCGCGAGGTCGTCGATGCGGGAGAGTTCCGCGATCACTCCTTCCTCGTTGACCGTTTGCTGGAGCAGGGGATCAGCTCCACCGATCTCGCAGCCGCTCTGTTTTACTTGCTCACCGATGCGGGAAATCCCCCGGCTCGGATGGAAACTCCCATCGAGGAGCCCAAGCGCCGCGAACGCCCGGACCGAGCCGAACGCGGAGACCGCAGCGAGCGTGGAGAGCGCAGCGAACGTCGGGAAAATCCGCTCGCCATTCCCAAGGGTGAGGCTCCTCGGTTGCGCCATCCCGCTCCGGGCATGGAGTGGCTCTGCCTCAGCGTCGGACGCGGCAGCGATGCCGAGGTGCGCGATGTGATCAATCTGATCGTGCAAAAGACCGGCCTGCCGCCCCGGCAGATCGGCCTCATCCAGCTCGGCGAGGATCAGTCCTTTGCCCAGGTGCCGGAAGGCGTCCTCCAGCGTGCTCGCTCCGGCGAGGAAGCCGTGTGGCAGGACCGCGCCGTCGACATGTTCACCTGGCACTCCGGCGGCCATGGCAAGACCGAGGAAAAGCGAGCACCGAAGCGCTTCGACAAGCCCTTTGAGAAGCGCGGAGGGAAAAGCTTCGAGAAGCGTCCCGATAAAAAGTTCGTCAAAAAAGACAAGAACCGCCGGGACAGGTACTAA
- a CDS encoding transglutaminase family protein, which produces MISPWMNEAAARAEKTLADHGIRFTIGGEPTFIPNDPQGPEWSYSAVGPTKLSYAKRFADELMKDRCAGAARFYCPGKLYPGETNPRWVVRLISNRDGSPVFSLPKRGKALTPSSLQDFADALAKELGVPSHWIGFTDPNGSGIEVLVMPLDHDGSIWRSARWPLPKGDRKLSTAEGPAGLRLPLHLMPEGLPRRVLCIDRQGGTISIFVPPLLQNAFLNLLGATERAAKSRGVADLEFHGYTPQDEEGKWSVLGLAADPGVLEINLPPCESWQAYAEWMEELFASGHRAGMRTWKESPWDHPQGSGGGNHLLWGGPSLEDHPFFTRPLWLANVLRYWQHHPSLAYLFTGCYVGASSQAPRPDESARDLYDIDMAYTFIETLSEGDHRSLINETLRHIQIDVTGNSHRSEISLDKFWNTAFPSGMLGLIEFRAIEALPKPEWSSAVALLWSCLASHLLENPPKRSLKRFSTKLHDEYFLPRRLWDDLEEIFADLEKAGYTLDRETYRAIWDWRFPVLLEWKSGRASLTVRKALESWPLLSETPVEGGSTSRFVDTSMQRLEFLTSPGFSSQYDIYVAGRPLPLAAQPDETSLAGLRYRRTNLYPSLHPGIPTQLPLAVTIVNRKNGRAVAEFVMGVDEIDFTPLDKPGLTALGGKPCRGGRRGDLTCDLRLA; this is translated from the coding sequence ATGATCTCCCCCTGGATGAACGAAGCTGCGGCCCGCGCCGAAAAGACGCTGGCCGATCATGGAATCCGATTCACCATTGGCGGTGAGCCGACATTCATTCCCAACGACCCGCAGGGCCCCGAGTGGAGCTACTCCGCCGTAGGGCCCACGAAGCTCAGCTATGCGAAGCGATTTGCCGACGAGCTGATGAAGGATCGTTGTGCCGGAGCCGCCCGGTTCTACTGCCCCGGCAAACTGTATCCCGGTGAGACCAACCCGCGCTGGGTCGTACGGCTGATCTCCAACCGCGATGGCTCGCCCGTCTTTAGCTTGCCCAAACGCGGCAAAGCCCTCACGCCGTCCAGCCTCCAGGATTTCGCCGACGCCCTGGCCAAAGAACTCGGCGTGCCCTCGCATTGGATCGGATTCACCGACCCGAATGGCAGCGGGATCGAGGTGCTCGTCATGCCTCTCGATCACGACGGCTCCATCTGGCGCTCCGCCCGCTGGCCTCTGCCGAAGGGCGACCGCAAGCTCTCCACCGCCGAGGGCCCCGCAGGATTGCGCCTGCCCCTGCACCTTATGCCGGAGGGCCTCCCGCGTCGCGTCCTGTGCATCGACCGCCAGGGCGGCACGATCTCGATCTTCGTTCCGCCGCTGTTGCAAAACGCCTTTCTCAATTTGCTTGGCGCCACCGAGCGCGCCGCCAAATCGCGAGGCGTCGCCGACCTGGAGTTTCACGGCTACACGCCGCAGGATGAAGAGGGCAAATGGTCCGTCCTCGGCCTGGCCGCCGACCCTGGCGTGCTGGAGATCAACCTCCCGCCCTGCGAATCCTGGCAGGCCTATGCCGAGTGGATGGAGGAGCTCTTTGCCTCCGGGCACCGTGCCGGCATGCGGACGTGGAAGGAAAGCCCTTGGGATCACCCACAGGGCAGCGGCGGGGGAAACCACCTGCTCTGGGGTGGCCCGAGCCTGGAGGATCATCCGTTTTTTACCCGGCCCCTCTGGCTCGCAAACGTGCTCCGCTACTGGCAGCACCACCCGTCGCTCGCGTACCTTTTCACCGGCTGCTATGTCGGCGCATCATCCCAGGCCCCTCGCCCGGATGAATCCGCCCGCGATCTCTACGACATCGACATGGCGTATACCTTCATCGAGACGCTGTCCGAGGGCGATCACCGCAGCCTCATCAACGAAACGCTGCGCCACATCCAGATCGACGTGACCGGTAACTCGCACCGCAGCGAGATCAGCCTCGACAAGTTCTGGAACACGGCCTTTCCCTCCGGCATGCTCGGACTCATCGAATTCCGGGCCATCGAGGCGCTGCCGAAACCGGAATGGTCCTCCGCCGTCGCTTTGCTCTGGTCCTGCCTCGCCTCCCATCTGCTGGAAAACCCGCCGAAGCGCTCACTCAAGCGATTCAGCACCAAGCTCCACGACGAGTATTTCCTGCCCCGCCGCCTCTGGGACGACCTGGAGGAAATCTTCGCCGATCTGGAAAAGGCAGGCTACACGCTCGACCGCGAGACCTATCGGGCCATCTGGGACTGGAGATTCCCCGTCCTGCTCGAATGGAAATCCGGACGCGCCAGCCTCACCGTGCGCAAGGCGCTGGAAAGCTGGCCGCTCCTGAGCGAAACCCCGGTGGAGGGTGGCAGCACGAGCCGTTTCGTCGATACCTCGATGCAGCGTCTGGAGTTCCTCACATCGCCCGGCTTTAGCAGTCAATACGACATCTACGTCGCCGGTCGTCCGCTACCCCTGGCAGCCCAGCCGGATGAAACATCACTCGCTGGCCTGCGCTATCGGCGGACGAACCTCTACCCCTCGCTCCACCCCGGCATCCCCACCCAACTCCCGTTGGCGGTCACCATTGTGAACCGCAAAAATGGTCGCGCCGTGGCGGAGTTTGTCATGGGCGTGGACGAGATTGATTTCACGCCCCTCGACAAGCCGGGCCTCACCGCGCTGGGCGGCAAGCCCTGCCGTGGCGGCCGCAGGGGTGATCTCACCTGCGACCTTCGTCTGGCCTAA
- a CDS encoding transglutaminase family protein → MIEIEIRYEATYQYEDTASFSPHLVRLLPRNGFAVRTDRSKITTNEGTDVQYRQDIFDNLVAYCFYPKELDHLSYKLELDLRLEEKNPFHFLLDSHALNVPFTYTQEEASVLSAYITPRQPLGPIPAALDRPTKEIPTVDWLVGLNSWLHENIEYERRDEGEAYSPEQTLALMKGSCRDYAVLAVEVLRHHGLAARLVSGFSWEEELPEEDRRAENALHAWVETYLPGAGWVGIDPTNGIFCGHHFIATAVGLTPAHIAPVHGHYYGKKTINSTLTTNLSIRRK, encoded by the coding sequence ATGATCGAGATCGAGATACGCTATGAGGCGACGTATCAGTATGAAGACACTGCCAGTTTCTCCCCTCACCTCGTCCGGCTGTTGCCGAGGAATGGGTTTGCCGTAAGGACGGACCGGTCCAAGATCACGACCAACGAGGGCACCGATGTCCAGTACCGGCAGGACATTTTCGACAACCTCGTCGCCTATTGTTTTTATCCCAAGGAGCTGGATCACCTGAGCTACAAGCTCGAGCTCGATCTCCGATTGGAAGAGAAGAATCCGTTCCACTTCCTGCTCGATTCTCACGCGCTCAACGTTCCGTTCACCTACACGCAGGAGGAGGCATCCGTACTTTCCGCCTACATCACACCCCGGCAGCCGCTCGGCCCCATCCCGGCAGCCCTGGATCGTCCGACGAAGGAAATTCCAACCGTGGACTGGCTCGTCGGCTTGAACTCCTGGCTGCATGAAAACATCGAGTACGAGCGCCGGGACGAAGGCGAAGCCTACTCACCAGAACAAACCCTCGCCCTGATGAAAGGCTCCTGCCGCGACTACGCCGTACTCGCGGTCGAGGTGCTGCGCCACCACGGCCTCGCGGCGAGACTGGTCAGCGGGTTCAGTTGGGAGGAGGAACTCCCCGAGGAAGACCGCCGCGCTGAAAATGCCCTTCACGCCTGGGTGGAAACCTACCTGCCGGGCGCGGGCTGGGTCGGCATCGATCCGACAAACGGAATTTTTTGCGGTCACCACTTCATCGCCACTGCGGTTGGCCTCACTCCTGCTCATATCGCCCCCGTACACGGCCATTATTACGGCAAGAAGACTATCAATAGCACTTTGACCACCAACCTCAGCATCCGCCGCAAATGA
- a CDS encoding transglutaminase family protein — MLFEITHRTDYRYGRAASEAYIEARLTPPSLAGQEVVDHSIQFLPDAKVSSYVDYFGNHVTFYSMTLRHERLSIVHRSTIRTSEVAHSEAALGVSVAEARQIFTSKLTDLFDYLQPTAAVPTGGPAMEWAGKFFPADLPLGDGLEDLNKAIYEKFEYRSGSTDNSTPLHTVWKQKAGVCQDFSHIMLSVLRTAGIPARYVCGYIESDPPKSEDGSTALVGSIATHAWVEAMTPGMKWIALDPTNNQWCGVRHVTMAYGRDFEDAAPVRGTFKASGTQQMKVKVTMRRLSEK; from the coding sequence ATGCTGTTTGAGATCACCCATCGCACCGACTACCGCTACGGGCGCGCGGCCAGCGAGGCATATATCGAGGCCCGCCTCACTCCTCCCTCTCTTGCGGGACAGGAGGTCGTCGATCATTCCATACAATTCCTTCCAGACGCAAAGGTATCGAGTTACGTCGATTATTTCGGGAACCATGTGACATTCTACTCGATGACACTCCGTCATGAGCGGCTGTCGATCGTTCATCGTTCCACGATCCGTACCTCGGAGGTGGCTCATTCCGAAGCGGCTCTCGGCGTCAGCGTAGCCGAGGCCCGCCAGATCTTTACGTCCAAGCTCACCGACCTTTTCGACTACCTCCAGCCCACAGCAGCCGTACCGACGGGCGGGCCGGCGATGGAATGGGCCGGCAAGTTTTTCCCCGCCGACCTGCCGCTTGGAGACGGCTTGGAGGACCTGAACAAGGCCATCTACGAGAAGTTTGAGTATCGCTCTGGCAGTACGGACAACTCGACGCCGCTGCACACCGTCTGGAAACAGAAAGCCGGAGTCTGCCAGGATTTTTCCCACATCATGCTCAGCGTGCTACGCACTGCTGGCATCCCCGCCCGGTATGTCTGCGGCTACATCGAGTCCGACCCGCCGAAGAGCGAAGACGGATCGACTGCGCTGGTCGGTTCCATCGCCACTCACGCATGGGTGGAGGCGATGACGCCCGGCATGAAGTGGATCGCACTCGATCCCACTAACAACCAATGGTGCGGAGTGCGTCATGTCACGATGGCGTACGGAAGAGATTTTGAGGACGCCGCCCCCGTACGGGGCACCTTCAAGGCGTCAGGGACACAACAAATGAAGGTAAAAGTCACCATGAGGAGGCTCAGTGAAAAATGA
- a CDS encoding circularly permuted type 2 ATP-grasp protein has translation MDEHTRGEIRVLDERLEATMREMGATFDISRERPWGRRPWFCDLLPQIFRPEEWAPLEEGFRQRLKAFELFLQDIYGKKEILRGGLLPVQPVLGSVFYQRAACGLKPPGDAYLHISGAAVCRLPNGELGIKHHYFSNASGISYMIQNRRALARVIPQTFQDFNVRPIADSPVDMLEMLRSFSADPEPTVVLLSSGPGSAVYSEHCFLARRMGIPVVQGSDLLVLDDAVYIKTVSGLEKVEVIYSRISDQWLDPMAFRRDSLLGVPGLVQCIRQGSVAVVNGIGSQLADDRALLPLAPAIIRYYLNENPILRGLSTFWMGDIDQREHVLSEIEDYTIRGLSGEKIFYGGNGQAPSRSETEAIRKAILQNPGAYVAQPQDCDALTVTYHDGRKVERRQDHILFALRKPDGEYDVFPGALTRVSTEDTPFTANELGGGSKDTWVLSHPDFIEPPESRAPVRETTMPPQSVTSRVAESFYWVGRYLERANSLAVMIGVIESLELEELNSTERTLYRPVWNRILPPLENPGTVSRRNISSPAGRYRLTLDLDEPDSVVRAVLRAVSNAESVLECVSIEAWSVISALRNRFQRIRYRPRQTDEDLATSTRKCCELVTRSTPEFFGTAQATMLADGGWAFCEIGQYLERAIITGNAIRSIMRPIVRRPTKVAADHETEIRLSAFLRLLNSRDIYRRVFQMRIEAAPVLELLWNNPVAPRSVTRCLEACVARLRDEVSPATSRTVIAMEQLIQNIRHTDWEALAREAENDLDAKNALLDKQEEFLDKTLEFHHLISDGFLNHQIQMNPESQPTLFSHAV, from the coding sequence ATGGATGAGCACACTCGCGGAGAGATCCGGGTGCTCGACGAACGCCTGGAAGCCACCATGCGTGAGATGGGTGCGACCTTTGACATTTCGCGCGAGCGGCCGTGGGGTCGCCGTCCCTGGTTTTGCGACCTGCTGCCCCAGATTTTCCGCCCAGAAGAGTGGGCTCCGCTCGAAGAAGGATTCCGCCAGCGGCTAAAGGCCTTTGAGCTGTTCCTTCAGGACATTTACGGGAAGAAGGAAATCCTCCGCGGTGGTCTGCTTCCCGTACAACCCGTGCTCGGAAGCGTCTTTTACCAGCGCGCCGCCTGTGGATTGAAGCCTCCGGGCGATGCCTACCTGCATATCTCCGGCGCCGCGGTTTGTCGCCTGCCCAATGGCGAACTGGGCATCAAGCATCACTATTTCAGCAACGCGTCCGGTATCTCGTACATGATCCAGAACAGGCGCGCGCTTGCCCGTGTGATCCCGCAGACATTCCAGGATTTCAATGTGCGCCCGATCGCGGACTCGCCAGTCGACATGCTGGAGATGCTTCGTTCCTTTTCTGCCGATCCGGAGCCGACGGTCGTGTTGCTGTCTTCCGGCCCCGGCAGCGCGGTGTACTCGGAACACTGCTTCCTCGCGCGGCGCATGGGCATCCCGGTCGTGCAAGGCAGCGACCTGCTTGTCCTCGACGACGCCGTGTATATCAAGACGGTCTCGGGCCTGGAAAAGGTCGAGGTCATCTACAGCCGCATTTCGGACCAGTGGCTCGATCCCATGGCGTTCCGGCGCGATTCGCTCCTCGGCGTTCCGGGACTCGTACAGTGTATCCGCCAGGGCAGCGTCGCCGTGGTCAATGGCATTGGTTCCCAACTGGCTGACGATCGAGCTCTGCTTCCCCTCGCCCCGGCGATCATTCGGTACTATCTCAACGAAAATCCCATCCTGCGTGGACTCTCAACCTTCTGGATGGGCGATATCGACCAGCGGGAGCACGTGCTCTCGGAGATCGAGGACTACACGATCCGCGGCCTCAGCGGGGAAAAGATCTTCTACGGAGGCAATGGCCAGGCCCCGTCCCGGTCAGAGACCGAGGCCATACGCAAAGCCATCCTGCAAAATCCCGGTGCTTATGTCGCCCAACCGCAGGATTGCGATGCCCTGACGGTTACGTATCACGACGGACGCAAAGTCGAGCGGCGCCAGGACCACATCCTGTTTGCCCTGCGCAAGCCGGATGGCGAGTACGATGTCTTCCCCGGCGCACTCACGCGCGTGAGCACGGAGGACACGCCCTTCACTGCCAACGAGCTCGGCGGCGGCAGCAAGGACACATGGGTGCTCTCGCATCCCGATTTCATCGAGCCTCCGGAAAGCCGAGCCCCGGTCCGAGAAACGACCATGCCGCCGCAAAGCGTCACCAGCCGCGTAGCGGAGTCGTTTTACTGGGTGGGCCGCTACCTGGAGCGCGCCAACAGCCTCGCCGTGATGATCGGCGTGATCGAATCGCTGGAACTCGAGGAACTCAACTCCACCGAGCGCACGCTTTATCGCCCGGTATGGAACCGCATCCTCCCACCACTGGAAAACCCAGGGACCGTTTCGCGACGCAACATCTCCAGCCCTGCCGGCCGGTATCGCCTCACGCTCGACCTCGACGAACCGGATTCCGTCGTCCGGGCCGTCCTGCGCGCAGTTAGCAATGCGGAGTCCGTGCTGGAGTGCGTCAGCATCGAGGCGTGGAGCGTGATCAGCGCGCTGCGCAATCGCTTTCAGCGCATTCGCTATCGTCCCCGGCAGACGGACGAGGATCTGGCCACGAGCACCCGCAAATGCTGTGAACTCGTCACCCGCTCGACGCCGGAGTTCTTTGGCACCGCCCAGGCCACCATGCTGGCGGATGGCGGCTGGGCGTTCTGCGAGATCGGTCAATACCTCGAGCGGGCCATCATCACCGGCAACGCCATTCGCTCCATCATGCGCCCGATCGTACGCCGTCCCACAAAGGTGGCGGCAGATCATGAGACTGAAATCCGACTGTCGGCCTTCCTGCGCCTGCTCAACAGCCGGGATATTTACCGGCGTGTCTTTCAGATGCGTATCGAGGCTGCTCCCGTTCTGGAACTGCTATGGAACAATCCGGTCGCCCCTCGCTCGGTCACGCGATGTCTGGAAGCCTGCGTGGCACGCCTGCGCGATGAGGTCTCACCGGCCACAAGCCGCACCGTCATCGCAATGGAGCAGCTCATACAAAACATCCGCCATACCGACTGGGAAGCCCTGGCCCGTGAGGCGGAGAACGATCTTGACGCAAAGAATGCCCTGCTGGACAAGCAGGAGGAGTTTCTCGACAAGACGCTCGAATTTCACCACCTGATCTCGGATGGTTTCCTGAATCACCAGATTCAGATGAACCCGGAGTCTCAACCTACGCTGTTTAGCCATGCTGTTTGA
- the rplM gene encoding 50S ribosomal protein L13, whose translation MRERILGTNTLHGGEGLALRFFRSRKYEDSLHLTEEATLGMLPDSLKYQMKTFSAKASEVQRDWWIIDAADQHLGHVAVKAANLLRGKGKAIFTPHVDTGDFVVVINAEKVRIGGKKDVQKTYMSFSGYVGGHKSETFAARRERHPELLVERAVRGMIPHNRLGSSVYRKLKVYSGSEHPHAAQNPKTA comes from the coding sequence ATGCGTGAAAGGATTCTTGGCACCAACACTTTGCACGGCGGTGAAGGCTTGGCCCTACGCTTTTTCCGGTCAAGGAAATATGAAGATTCTTTGCATTTGACAGAAGAGGCAACCTTGGGCATGCTCCCCGATTCTCTTAAGTACCAAATGAAGACATTTTCTGCAAAAGCGAGCGAGGTCCAGCGCGATTGGTGGATCATCGACGCTGCTGACCAGCATCTCGGCCATGTGGCCGTGAAGGCCGCCAACCTTTTGCGCGGCAAGGGCAAAGCTATTTTCACCCCGCATGTTGATACGGGTGATTTCGTCGTCGTCATCAACGCCGAAAAGGTTCGCATCGGCGGCAAAAAAGACGTGCAGAAGACCTACATGAGCTTCTCCGGTTACGTCGGCGGTCACAAGTCCGAGACCTTCGCCGCTCGCCGTGAGCGCCATCCTGAGCTTCTCGTCGAGCGCGCTGTCCGCGGTATGATTCCTCATAACCGCCTCGGCAGCAGCGTCTATCGTAAGCTGAAAGTTTACAGCGGCTCCGAGCATCCTCACGCCGCCCAGAATCCGAAAACCGCCTGA
- the rpsI gene encoding 30S ribosomal protein S9: protein MSDITATGRRKTSIAQLRIRQGTGAFKVNGKDFTDYFPSLSMQNIILRPLEIANAVHGFDLEAKTSGGGIVGQAGALRLAISRALLQTDENLRGPLREEGMLTRDPRMKERKKSGQPGARKRFQFSKR from the coding sequence ATGTCCGACATCACCGCAACCGGCCGCCGCAAAACCTCCATCGCCCAGCTTCGCATTCGTCAAGGCACGGGCGCCTTCAAGGTCAACGGAAAGGATTTCACCGACTACTTCCCGAGCCTTTCGATGCAGAATATCATTCTGCGTCCTCTGGAGATCGCCAACGCCGTTCACGGCTTTGATCTCGAGGCCAAGACCTCGGGTGGTGGCATTGTCGGCCAGGCTGGCGCTCTGCGCCTCGCCATCAGCCGTGCTCTGCTCCAGACCGACGAGAACCTCCGCGGCCCGCTCCGCGAAGAGGGCATGCTGACCCGCGATCCTCGCATGAAGGAGCGCAAAAAATCTGGCCAGCCCGGCGCCCGCAAGCGCTTCCAGTTCTCCAAGCGTTAA